The following are encoded in a window of Thermoanaerobacter ethanolicus JW 200 genomic DNA:
- a CDS encoding monovalent cation/H+ antiporter complex subunit F produces MIINVILGLVIFGLLLSFIRLVRSSSIESKVVAIDIMTTISSGLIVIFAFISDNGLFLDVALVYGILSFIGVVAIARYLEGGI; encoded by the coding sequence ATGATAATAAATGTTATTTTAGGATTAGTGATTTTCGGTCTTTTATTAAGCTTTATAAGGTTGGTAAGGAGCAGTTCAATTGAAAGCAAAGTGGTTGCTATTGACATTATGACAACTATTTCTTCGGGACTAATAGTGATTTTTGCTTTTATAAGCGATAACGGGTTATTTTTAGATGTGGCGCTGGTATATGGTATTTTGTCTTTTATTGGGGTTGTAGCAATAGCTCGTTATTTAGAAGGAGGAATTTAG
- a CDS encoding UPF0182 family membrane protein — MKRPNIFLISFIILIFVILGIIVNFINILVDFQWFSDLHYLNVFFKKFLTQLTMGVPIFILVFMVLYFYTNKIIRDYVNFAQDIIVKKNINIYRRLGIAISLLIALFITLYAATNWWNDLLFFVNSVDFNETDPIFHKDISFYMFKLPLFYDIYNLLIVFIPVMIVVVIIAYGLMYLSDKTRFYEISDRDGNLFKAIYNKDILIKAFKEVVLLGFIFFVLMGIGYYLKAFKLLYSTKGIVFGATYTDIHVSLQFYRALAIISFVAAILLLIGFYKKNIKYIVAAPAIIIILAAIMVITETAVQNLIVSPNELDKEKKYISYNIEYTKKAFGLDRVTEKNYDMKKELTPKVLEENKATIDNIMINDYRPVKQAYNQLQAIRLYYKFNDIDMDRYTISGKYRQVFLAAREMDHESLSPQAKTWINLHLKYTHGYGVVMSLVNDVTPTGQPAMIIKNIPPSTNTDIKIDRPEIYFGELTNDYAIVNTKTGEFDYPSGDKNVQTNYKGTTGIPMTFINRILFSIYTGDARILLSTDITKDSKILIYRNIEQRVSKIAPFLLYDDDPYIVIDNGKLYWIIDAYTYSANYPYSQPYGSMGINYIRNSVKVVVDAYNGDVKYYISDNNDPLIKVYSKIFPTLFRDIKEMPPGLRQHIRYPQFLFDIQAEVYKNYHMTDPQVFYNKEDAWDIAKEKFEDKIEYQESQYMIMKLPGETKEEYILMIPYTPATKANMVAWMAARMDGENYGKLIVYKFPKNTIIYGPLQIENMIDQDPNISKELSLWNQQGSTVSRGNLLSIPIDDSMLYVEPLYIQSQNQNALPEVKRVIVAYKDQIVMEDTLKNALNKLFNLNTQQISQQNVPSNTANDTQKQLIEKAHETYQNAMEAVQKGNWSDFGKYMEELRKILDELNKSVKK, encoded by the coding sequence TTGAAAAGACCTAATATTTTTTTAATTTCTTTTATCATTTTAATTTTTGTGATTTTGGGAATTATTGTAAATTTTATAAACATCCTCGTGGATTTTCAATGGTTTTCTGATTTGCATTATCTTAATGTATTTTTTAAAAAATTTTTGACTCAGCTTACAATGGGTGTGCCGATTTTCATTCTTGTATTTATGGTGTTGTATTTTTATACAAACAAGATAATAAGAGATTATGTTAACTTTGCACAGGATATAATCGTTAAAAAGAATATTAACATATATAGAAGATTAGGTATTGCTATTTCTCTATTAATTGCACTATTTATAACGCTATATGCAGCGACAAATTGGTGGAATGATTTATTGTTTTTTGTAAATTCTGTAGATTTTAATGAAACTGACCCCATATTTCATAAAGACATTAGCTTCTATATGTTTAAGTTACCGCTTTTTTATGATATTTATAATCTTTTAATTGTGTTTATACCTGTGATGATAGTTGTCGTAATAATCGCGTATGGACTAATGTACTTGTCTGATAAAACAAGGTTTTATGAGATTTCAGACAGAGACGGAAATTTATTTAAAGCCATTTATAACAAAGACATTTTAATAAAAGCATTTAAAGAAGTTGTCCTCTTAGGATTTATCTTTTTTGTACTCATGGGCATAGGGTATTATTTAAAAGCTTTTAAACTTTTGTATTCTACCAAAGGTATAGTTTTTGGAGCGACTTATACTGATATTCACGTTTCACTGCAGTTTTACAGGGCACTTGCAATAATTTCTTTTGTAGCAGCTATTTTACTTTTGATAGGATTTTATAAGAAAAATATAAAATATATAGTTGCTGCTCCGGCTATTATAATAATTTTAGCAGCCATAATGGTGATCACTGAAACAGCCGTTCAGAATTTAATTGTTTCTCCTAATGAGTTAGACAAAGAAAAAAAATATATAAGCTATAACATAGAATACACAAAAAAGGCTTTTGGGTTAGATAGAGTAACAGAAAAAAATTATGATATGAAAAAAGAGTTAACTCCTAAAGTTTTGGAAGAAAATAAGGCTACTATTGATAATATAATGATTAACGACTATAGACCAGTTAAACAGGCGTATAATCAATTACAAGCGATAAGGCTTTATTACAAGTTTAATGACATTGACATGGATAGGTATACAATAAGTGGAAAGTACAGGCAAGTATTTTTAGCAGCAAGAGAGATGGACCATGAGAGTTTATCTCCTCAAGCAAAAACATGGATAAATTTGCATTTAAAATATACCCATGGCTACGGTGTAGTAATGTCTCTAGTCAATGATGTTACACCAACAGGCCAACCGGCTATGATAATAAAAAACATACCACCTTCTACTAATACTGATATAAAAATTGATAGGCCTGAAATTTACTTTGGAGAACTTACTAACGATTATGCTATTGTAAATACAAAAACTGGAGAATTTGATTATCCTTCTGGAGACAAAAATGTCCAGACAAATTATAAAGGAACTACAGGTATACCTATGACATTTATAAACAGGATACTTTTTAGCATATATACAGGGGATGCAAGAATTTTATTGTCTACTGATATAACAAAAGACAGTAAGATACTCATATATCGCAATATAGAGCAAAGGGTTTCTAAAATAGCTCCTTTTTTGCTCTATGACGATGACCCTTACATTGTAATAGATAATGGTAAATTATATTGGATAATAGACGCTTACACTTATTCTGCCAATTATCCATATTCTCAGCCTTATGGGAGTATGGGAATCAATTATATAAGAAATTCTGTGAAAGTAGTAGTAGATGCTTATAATGGAGATGTTAAGTACTATATTTCAGACAATAATGATCCTTTAATAAAAGTATATAGCAAAATCTTCCCTACATTATTTAGAGATATAAAAGAAATGCCTCCTGGTTTGAGACAGCATATAAGGTATCCTCAATTTCTATTTGACATTCAAGCAGAGGTTTATAAAAATTATCACATGACTGACCCACAAGTGTTTTACAATAAAGAAGACGCATGGGATATTGCAAAAGAAAAATTTGAAGATAAAATAGAGTACCAAGAATCTCAATATATGATAATGAAACTGCCAGGAGAAACTAAAGAAGAATACATTTTAATGATACCTTATACTCCTGCTACAAAAGCTAACATGGTGGCTTGGATGGCAGCGAGAATGGACGGAGAAAATTATGGCAAACTTATTGTATATAAATTTCCCAAAAATACCATTATTTATGGACCTTTGCAAATAGAAAACATGATTGATCAAGACCCTAATATTTCTAAAGAATTAAGTTTGTGGAACCAACAGGGCTCAACAGTCAGCAGAGGAAATCTCCTTTCGATTCCGATTGATGATTCTATGCTTTATGTAGAGCCTTTGTATATACAGTCGCAAAATCAGAATGCATTGCCAGAAGTAAAGAGAGTTATTGTAGCTTATAAAGACCAGATTGTAATGGAAGATACTTTAAAAAATGCTTTAAATAAATTGTTTAACCTGAATACTCAGCAAATATCTCAGCAAAATGTACCTTCAAATACAGCAAATGATACACAAAAGCAGCTTATAGAGAAGGCTCATGAAACATATCAAAACGCTATGGAAGCAGTTCAGAAAGGAAATTGGTCTGATTTTGGAAAATATATGGAGGAATTAAGGAAGATATTAGATGAATTAAATAAAAGTGTGAAAAAATAA
- a CDS encoding SGNH/GDSL hydrolase family protein, protein MASVTLQNYYDIVIAGDSISRGVVYSEEKNKYVISDVNYVNLLKNNIKGTVKNIAKFGNTLLKGIDTLKRYLSKDKPDIVVIEFGGNDCDFDWEEIAKNPYDEHRPKTDFYIFKEKLKELIKSLDDANIIPVLMTLPPLDADRYFKWISKNSEEMGKNILKWLGSVTKIYWWQEKYNSAILSIAEETKTRLIDIRSAFLNYPDFRQFICADGIHPNEKGHKIIAHKIYEYLQRNYTYLLKE, encoded by the coding sequence ATGGCCAGTGTGACATTGCAGAATTATTATGACATTGTTATAGCAGGGGACTCTATTTCAAGGGGTGTAGTATACAGCGAAGAAAAAAATAAATATGTTATATCAGATGTAAATTATGTAAATTTACTAAAGAATAACATAAAAGGAACAGTAAAAAATATTGCTAAGTTTGGGAACACTCTTTTAAAAGGTATTGACACTTTGAAGAGGTACTTGTCAAAAGATAAACCTGATATAGTTGTAATAGAATTTGGAGGAAATGACTGTGATTTCGACTGGGAAGAAATTGCAAAGAATCCTTATGATGAGCATAGACCCAAAACAGATTTTTATATTTTTAAAGAAAAGCTTAAAGAATTGATAAAATCCTTAGATGATGCAAACATAATTCCTGTGTTAATGACATTACCTCCTTTGGATGCTGACAGATATTTTAAATGGATAAGTAAAAACAGTGAAGAGATGGGCAAAAACATTTTAAAGTGGTTAGGCAGTGTGACTAAAATATATTGGTGGCAGGAAAAGTATAACTCAGCTATATTGAGTATAGCTGAAGAAACAAAAACAAGGCTTATTGATATAAGGAGCGCTTTTTTGAATTACCCAGATTTTAGGCAATTTATTTGTGCAGATGGTATTCATCCTAATGAAAAAGGCCATAAAATAATAGCACATAAGATATATGAGTATCTGCAGAGAAATTATACATATCTTTTGAAAGAGTAA
- a CDS encoding LCP family protein, with translation MKRILKIIILIIIGIVLSLGVGTYIFYKNIHVPASNEKNTSTVSRNESQNKEQAIERKNILFVGSDENNLSDTIFVINYDAVNKKINILSIPRDTYYPRPGFNAPEEKKINAAFSEGKIEGLEKAVEDLLGIKIDNYVILNYEGFKKIIDTIGGVEVDVPFNMKYDDNSANPPLHIDLKKGRQVLDGEKAIQFVRYRHGYVDGDLGRIKAQHQFLEAFLKKMLQPSILPKVPSLAIAVSQYLKTDLTASEITQYAYQFIKDKPSTINAMALPGEGRYEGNTSYFFVDNIKVQEIVKELFSDEVSTSNTSTTSFAENKNIKVEVLNGAGIPGLATKYAEVLKNEGFDVVKIGNVIGMTFTSSHVYARTDEERAEKVAKTLFITNVEKDISPDANVDVTVILGKDKE, from the coding sequence ATGAAAAGAATATTAAAAATAATAATTCTTATTATAATAGGTATTGTCCTTTCCCTTGGTGTGGGAACTTATATATTTTATAAAAATATTCATGTCCCTGCTTCAAATGAAAAAAATACTTCTACCGTTAGTAGAAATGAGTCTCAAAATAAAGAGCAAGCTATAGAAAGGAAAAACATTCTTTTTGTAGGCAGTGATGAAAACAATTTATCAGATACTATTTTTGTAATAAACTATGACGCTGTAAACAAAAAAATAAATATATTATCAATTCCAAGAGATACATACTATCCAAGGCCAGGATTTAACGCTCCAGAAGAGAAAAAAATAAATGCTGCCTTTTCTGAAGGAAAAATTGAAGGGTTAGAAAAAGCAGTAGAAGATTTATTAGGTATCAAAATCGATAATTATGTAATTTTAAATTATGAAGGTTTCAAAAAAATAATAGATACAATCGGGGGAGTAGAAGTCGATGTACCCTTTAACATGAAATACGATGACAACAGTGCAAATCCCCCTCTTCATATAGATTTAAAAAAAGGTAGGCAAGTATTAGATGGAGAAAAGGCAATTCAGTTTGTAAGATATAGACATGGTTATGTAGACGGTGACCTTGGAAGAATAAAGGCACAGCATCAATTTCTCGAAGCTTTCTTAAAAAAAATGCTGCAACCCTCAATATTACCAAAAGTACCTTCTTTAGCAATAGCAGTCAGTCAATATTTGAAAACAGACTTAACCGCCTCTGAGATAACTCAATACGCTTATCAATTTATAAAAGACAAGCCTTCGACTATAAATGCAATGGCTCTTCCCGGAGAAGGCCGATATGAAGGAAATACCAGCTATTTCTTTGTAGACAATATAAAAGTTCAAGAAATAGTAAAAGAACTTTTTAGCGATGAGGTTTCAACCTCAAATACTTCAACAACATCTTTTGCAGAAAACAAAAACATAAAAGTAGAAGTGTTAAACGGTGCAGGAATACCAGGGCTTGCCACAAAGTACGCTGAAGTTTTAAAAAATGAGGGTTTTGACGTTGTGAAAATCGGAAACGTCATTGGCATGACTTTTACTTCTTCCCATGTATATGCAAGAACAGATGAAGAAAGGGCTGAAAAAGTCGCAAAAACTCTTTTTATAACCAATGTAGAAAAAGATATCTCTCCTGATGCAAATGTAGATGTGACAGTTATATTAGGCAAAGACAAAGAATAA
- a CDS encoding Na+/H+ antiporter subunit E, which produces MSNLLFIWVAMFLVWTALNAPLSAQKTIFGIILSFLIAVIANVYDKEQKKFKLKTFFCLIKYFVVFLKELVKANLNMARIVLTPSLPISPKIFKVTTSLKSPIARTLLANSITLTPGTISVELDGDTLYIHVVEGDKVENVEDLKGPFEKILREAFE; this is translated from the coding sequence TTGAGCAATTTGTTATTTATTTGGGTAGCGATGTTTTTGGTATGGACTGCATTGAATGCGCCACTATCAGCCCAAAAAACTATTTTTGGAATTATTTTATCATTTTTGATTGCAGTAATTGCTAATGTATATGATAAAGAGCAAAAAAAATTTAAATTAAAAACTTTTTTTTGTTTGATTAAATATTTCGTCGTGTTTTTAAAAGAACTTGTCAAAGCTAATTTGAATATGGCAAGAATAGTTTTGACTCCTTCTTTACCTATTTCGCCTAAGATTTTCAAGGTTACAACAAGCCTTAAGTCTCCAATAGCAAGAACATTACTTGCAAATTCTATAACTTTAACTCCAGGAACAATATCTGTAGAACTTGATGGGGATACATTATACATTCATGTGGTTGAGGGTGATAAAGTAGAAAACGTTGAAGATTTAAAAGGACCCTTTGAAAAGATTTTAAGGGAGGCTTTTGAATGA
- a CDS encoding transposase, with protein sequence MLHLFRENSDHFQQSLFESVNFMDSRIKAKLEKSWAPIFYKYVFCNIDEKPFSVLYSDTGRPNFPVNILLSLEYIKHLKNYSDDELIENFNFNYLINYAVGIRTLGGMNLSEKTLYDFRSRIYQYLIKHPEQEDLIFGQFLNLTSIFAKEAGISMKEQRMDSTMFMSNIKKAGRIALAFDVLYRAVKSIPEDRLSENLKEVLNPKFKTEVIHKTKPSESESRLEILLNLCQEAKETIENIPGLEKSDAYKILARFLSEQAYYDEKTKRLKAKDSKSIPSDSLQSAYDEDATYRKKGNKAESGYVLNLSETCSKENPFQLITDYTVEKNIKSDVELLKERLPIVKQNTECQEVYVDGGYYSEEVVQIAKENGVELHFTDLSGRKPISRISVTEYEIDEETKVITKCPRGIIPIHAGVKKGQTVAHFPKEACAMCELKNQCYCKEQKKDYVVRINLKSIEAAKQREKIECRCEEDKSKRAAIEGTNSALKRGHGLSKLRVRGLVKCRVNVGLKVLAQNFKRFARYMLERAKKAIPKVRGGSVPILAQ encoded by the coding sequence GTGTTGCACTTGTTTAGAGAAAACAGCGACCATTTTCAACAATCTTTATTTGAAAGTGTTAACTTCATGGATTCAAGGATAAAGGCTAAACTAGAAAAATCATGGGCACCCATATTCTATAAATACGTGTTCTGCAACATCGATGAAAAACCCTTTTCAGTCTTATACAGTGATACAGGAAGGCCTAACTTCCCGGTTAACATACTCCTTTCCCTGGAATACATAAAACACCTTAAAAACTACTCTGATGATGAACTTATTGAAAACTTTAACTTCAATTACCTGATAAATTACGCTGTAGGAATAAGGACATTAGGAGGCATGAACCTTTCAGAGAAAACCTTGTATGACTTTAGATCAAGGATATACCAATACCTCATAAAACATCCTGAACAAGAGGACTTGATATTCGGGCAATTTCTAAATCTTACCAGTATTTTTGCCAAAGAAGCAGGCATATCCATGAAAGAACAGCGCATGGACTCCACCATGTTCATGTCAAACATCAAAAAAGCAGGAAGAATCGCCCTTGCCTTTGATGTACTTTACAGGGCAGTAAAATCCATCCCTGAAGATAGACTTTCAGAGAACCTGAAAGAAGTCCTCAACCCTAAATTCAAGACAGAAGTGATACATAAAACCAAGCCTTCAGAAAGCGAAAGCAGGCTCGAAATACTCTTGAATCTGTGCCAAGAAGCAAAGGAAACAATCGAAAACATTCCCGGACTTGAAAAATCCGATGCATATAAAATCCTCGCAAGATTCCTGTCAGAACAGGCGTACTACGACGAAAAAACCAAGAGGCTCAAGGCCAAAGACAGCAAAAGCATACCCAGCGATTCCCTTCAGTCAGCATACGATGAGGATGCTACTTATCGCAAGAAGGGGAACAAAGCTGAAAGCGGATACGTTTTAAACCTCAGCGAAACCTGTTCAAAAGAAAATCCCTTCCAGCTCATAACAGACTATACGGTAGAAAAGAACATAAAAAGCGATGTAGAACTTTTAAAAGAAAGACTACCTATTGTAAAACAAAATACTGAATGCCAAGAAGTCTATGTAGACGGTGGTTATTACTCCGAAGAAGTAGTGCAAATTGCAAAAGAAAACGGTGTGGAACTCCACTTTACCGACTTAAGCGGCAGGAAGCCTATTTCTAGGATATCAGTGACCGAATATGAAATAGATGAAGAAACGAAAGTGATAACGAAGTGCCCAAGGGGAATAATACCCATCCATGCCGGTGTTAAGAAGGGGCAGACGGTGGCCCATTTTCCAAAAGAAGCCTGTGCAATGTGTGAATTGAAAAATCAATGTTACTGCAAAGAACAGAAAAAAGATTACGTGGTGAGGATAAATCTAAAATCGATAGAAGCAGCCAAACAACGGGAAAAGATAGAATGTAGGTGTGAGGAAGACAAGAGCAAAAGAGCTGCAATAGAAGGTACCAATTCAGCCTTGAAGAGGGGTCATGGTCTTTCGAAGCTTCGAGTAAGGGGACTTGTAAAATGTAGAGTAAACGTAGGCTTAAAGGTATTGGCCCAGAACTTTAAGCGTTTTGCAAGATACATGTTGGAGCGAGCTAAAAAAGCTATTCCAAAGGTCCGAGGGGGAAGTGTGCCCATATTGGCCCAATAA